The Helianthus annuus cultivar XRQ/B chromosome 15, HanXRQr2.0-SUNRISE, whole genome shotgun sequence genomic sequence CTTACTGCTTTTAGGAGGAGTACCAATTTCATGGAAAACTAAGAAACAATATGTTGTCTCACGTTCCTCTACTGAAGCAGAATACCGTTCAATGGCATCTACCATCAGTGAGATTTTATGGATACCCTGTTTTCCACGAACGATCCAAACACATAGAGATGGACTGTTATTTTGTTAGAGAAATAGTCGAGACTCAAGAGATACATCCCCTCCATATCGATTCGAGTATGCAAGTTGCTGAACTTTTCACAAAAGGATTAAGAGTCCCTTAACTCAAATTTATTCTTGGCAAGTTGGGTGTTATTGACTTAAATGCTTCAACTTGAGGGGAGTATTGGTTTCAGTCTTTTCCATATATTTCCTCTGTTAATTTCTCTCCAAGATATTGGCTCCTAAAAAACTCACATATTTAGTTCTCCTCTATTTGTATTTATAGTCAACATTGTACGTGGTTTAATATATAAATcaatatacacaaaatattagcCTTGATACCATTGTCAGAATAAGTAGTATGGGCTAATAGCTGGGAAAACAGAGGTTGGGGGTCAGACCCAAAAAAAAAGACATGGGTTGGTGATTTGAAGTCTTACAGGTTAAGACTTAAGAGTTTCAATCCTACAAGGTGTATGTATACTTGGCTAGTAGGAGTAGAATAAGGATATGTTAGTTGTCGTTCAAAAAATGTGTATTCAACATACATGTAATGACAAGTGACTATCATGTTCTAGAGATTGTAATTGATTTAAATAGTTTGTACTTTTATGACAATAAAAAATAGGCATCACGAATATAGTATAATGCATGGTGTACACGTTACCATTGATAACTAAAGGCTCTATTTTATATTACACCCTAGAAGACCATAAAGACTTGTGGTCAACGATAATATCTTTATTCTTTTTATACAATATCCAATGTAGGGGTGTTAAAGGTTCGGTATAAAATCGTGAAACTGTCTAAACTGTTCATCAGTTTGGTTTCACGGTTAATTTCTTTATATTACCTTTCGTTTGGTTGTTGGTTTCAAAATTTTCGAACTGTAATGAATGATTTGATTTACGGTTTCAAAAGTTTCATACCGTATAAACTTAACCATACTATAAAATTTTACTATATATTTTTCGATTACTTAAATTAGATCAtctatattttattttagtaaatTACTTGAACGACAGAGGCCACCGATTGTTTGTATATTAATATATCCATTTTATAAAATAGCCCAATAAAACCCAAGCCGTTAAACTAAACCGGAATCAAACCTTAATTATTCGGTTTTCGATAATAAAAAACCGTTATCAATAGGTTGGCTTACGGTTTCAcctaaaaatcatcaaaattgaACCATAAACACCTCTAAATTACAATCTACATCTCCTAGCATAGTAACAGTATGGATAGTCTGTACCTCAAGAGTAAAAGTAAAAACGTTCTATTACATTTGAAACATATCTTGATATACTacttttttataataaaaaaaaaatatactaaTGGAACAGACTAATACATTTGCAACAACTACAATAGACAAATATATAAACTTTATTTGAAAACTTGAAACTAAATTGTTTTAATAGATATGAAATAGCATGTAAGATTTGTTGTAGTTTCGTTTGGAAGAATACAGAATGTTAATTACTTCTCTTCTACATTTTATAGTTTATTCTTCAGTCTTCACCTTTGCATAACAGCGCTTAGTTTTTACTGTTTTATAACCATAAAATTTTGGAGCCAATATGGACGCTCCTCAGACGGCACGGCTCGGCCCTAACATCGACCGTTGTCATATTTTGTATTTGTTCAGTTTCTTTTAGAATAGTAAACTTAATTATGTGTTTTAtgtattttgtgtatatatatatataatgtaagtatctatagaaaacccactttaatttagaaaacccgggaaactcaaagttcccgatgtttttttcttttgaaaaaatttacacatgttatatacatgtttttaagggttttgggcaaaaaaaatcaaaaaagcgccgagtacttatgttacaaatatgtcagatgaatgtaacatgtgttacaccaaaacttttttatttttttaaaaaatatctactcggcgcttttttgattttttttgcccaaaacccttaaaaacatgcatataacatgtgtaaattttttcaaaacaaaaaaacatcgggagctttgagtttcccgggttttctaaattaaagtgggttttctatacatccttccctatatatatatatatatataggggctggttaacgtacaaatgcgcttatcgtacattacgtacgctacaatctcagccgtcagatcatctttccgcattgaaaatcgcatgttgtttttttgtaacaatttcgcatgttggttttttaacatgcgatttcttcaaaattaccacatgcgaaattgttacaaaaaccaacatgctatttcatcaaaattatcacatgcgaaattgaattaccacatgcgaaattgttacaaaaaaacaacctgctatttcatcaaaattatcacatgcgaaattgtatTACCACATgagaaattgttacaaaaaaacaaccttctatttcatcaaaattatcacatgcgaaattgttacaaaaaacacctgctatttcatcaaatttatcacatgcgaaattattacaaaaagaaaaacaacatgcgattttcattgcgggaagatgatctgacggctgagattgtagcgtacgtaatgtacgataaggaaatttgtacagtaccctttacctatatatatatatatatatatatatatatatatatatatagtgtgaggttcattggggaacacttaaaaagtggggaacagcggggaaccgactcaaacgaactccgattggactcatttcagttgcgttggaaccggctcgtcgaaccctaactaggatcttttaaccatgaaccctaaatcataacccctaaaccctaaatatattagggtttggcttttagggtttttctttagggtttagctttagggtttagatttagtgtttagggtttagctttagggtttagggtttagctttagggtttagctttagggtttagcctttagggtttagtttttagggtttatagtttagattgtaCGGTTTatcttaggttttagccttatttttttagctttaaggtttagagtttaggagttaggatttagggtttagggttaaaagatcttagttagggttcgacgagccggttccaacgccgctggaatgagtccaatcggagttcgtttgagccggttccccgctgttccccaatttttaagtgttccccaatgaaccttcccctatatatatatatatatatatatatatagggagaagatcatgcgagaaccacctcttattgtgagaaccgcgagaaccaatgtgaacacaccaaaaatgcctaaaaatagctaaaaatcacacaaaaaatttttttttgaattttttaatatttttttataaaaaatcgctacttttcgaagccaaaaaaaaaattttttttaatttaaaaaaaaaaaaaaaattggcttctaaaagtagcgattttaacataaaaaattcaaaaaaaaatttttagattttttttagatttttttaggtttttggggggtttagtttttagcattttagcttgtgggggggggggggtggggggtttaggtttttttgtgtaggggggggggtgggggggtttaggtttttttgtgggtgggggttagggttttttaggttttttttaggtttttttagctattttaggttgtgttcacattgcttctcaaggttctcacaataagggtggttctcgcatgagcccctccctatatatatatttatatatcgTCTGTATTTAAGTTAAATTAATAGAACAACTAGTGAGATTCCTTCGCGCTTTGCGGCGGGAATTCGATCGGTATTAGTTCGATTTGTTGCGATACTGACAATcactataataattaaaatacaaAACCTTACATTGATCGAAAACAATAAGAACAAATCTCGATATCAGTACCAATATTTTTAGTTGATATTGCATTCTAGCTAGGTACCGATGTTATTTACTTGAATGGGTTCGGTTCgtttgtgttttatgtttatgtttttcaTCATTGCGATATAAATTTTAATGCAAACAGATACTCTCCCGCTATCGTACCAAATTGAACCGAAACTCAACATATGTGtcgatatttttttttgttttggctTCCAATAAACTAACACCCATCTCGCTACCATACTAAACCGAACAACATCAGTACTGTGGTCATTTTTATGATTTCCTATTtgttaaaaatagaaaatcataccataccataccataccaaaCAACATCGATACTTGTATTAATAAAAAAAGCAAGTTATGTAAAAAATAATTACCAGTAAAAAAGAAAgaattaaaattttcagttacCGTTCATGAAGAGTCTAAATTAATATATGTAACTCAGTTGGTATCAGTTCGGTTGGGCTCGTTTCAATACCGACACTCGCTATAGTAATTGAAAGATAAAACTAAAGAAAAAAAGTTGCTAAATGCTCAAAAGGATATCGACGCATCTTTAACATcaataaaaaaacctaaaaacgaATACCGGTTTCTGATATTGCggatatcggtaccgatattatttGGTCGAAATCGATTAGACGCGTCACATATCGAGACTCGTATAGCTTACAATAAAAAATACTTTTTTTAATACAGTTATCAGCACTCGTATAATATacaataaaaaaaggaaaaattacaagttttgtcctttatctatataccacttttcaggcggtgtcctttttaacgaatgttgacagacggtgtcctttactaggtattttgttgcaattTTAGTCCTTTACACACAatccagttaaaaaaccctgttaattgttgacaggcggtgtcctttactaggtattttgttgcaagtttagtcctttaccgaggtattttgttgcaagtttagtcctttacacccaataattaacagggttttttaactaggttgggtgtaaaggactaaacttgcaacaaaatatctagtaaaggacaccgtctgtcaacattcgttaaaaaggacaccgcctgaaaagtggtataaagataaaggacaaaacttttattttttcCTAAAAAAATACGTTGTCTTGAATAAAAAAACGTAAATACTGTACATCATCGGTCGGGGTTCTTTTTAGTATGACATGAgtaatgtttttaaaaaataaactaaatgataaataatcttttattaaaaaaactaaaaaaaaaatttaaaaaattcaaaacaCTATTCATGCCCAATTCAAattaatatgtataataatacCTAGGATGCTATTAAATATATATGTTATACGATGATGATGTGGCGACTTGTGAGTTAGCTAACAACGGTTAACTTCAACGGTTGTTGGCGCCAAATCACATAACCGTTGCTTAACTGTCATCTAcgacatgtgtatatatatatgcattTGCCGGGAAGCTTTCTGGCACCAAGATATTGAACATTATATCCAAATTCACGTTTCAATACTGTTTCATTAATTGTGTGTGAGAGCATTTGTTCGATATCCAACAGTTTCTTGTACAAAATTAGGACAGTTGGTTTGAACATAGGTCGTGAGAATTCTGTTTAAATTTTAAGGATGCTTATTTTGACTTGTTTTAGTTGATATAAAGATTTGGGAGAAAAATAAATGATCATTAAAATATGACTACTACGAAGAAGAACACGAAGGTGGACGTGTTGGAAGGTTTGTGTGTATATACCAACTTGTAATTTTCTTCGATGATTTAGAACCCAAGTTGACACTCACTTTGCTTTTTCTCCACATACGTACAAATATAACTTGTTACTTTATGGCATACATCACTAGTCTAAAGAAATCCAAGTTGCTTTTCATTCACATGTGTTAGATGGGTCCCTGCCATCAGACCAACTCAACCATGAatttttatatatacacacagaAAGTAGATGCTTATTCATTCACAGTACATCATGCATATGCCCTTCCTATATCTCTTACCCTTAATAACCCTCTATTATTCACAAGTTGCTCATGTTTCTTCTTCTTCACTAAGTGTTTTGTCCGAAGGTTCATCACTCTTGGTTGAAAAGAAACATCATTTGGTTTCACCAAATGGCCTTTTCACAGCCGGATTTCACGAGATTGGCCAAAATGCTTATTGCTTTGCAATATGGTTTTCTGAGCCCATGTTAGATGGAAATCACACATTGGTTTGGACGGCAAATCGAAATGAACCTGTCAACGGAAAAGGGTCCAGGTTTTCCTTGTGGAAAAACGGTAACCTTGTTCTTACTAGTGCCGGCCAAAAAATTTGGACGAGCGACACTCAATCTAATTCACAGTTGCAACTGCAACTCCTCGACTCGGGTAACCTTGTTCTTACCAAGTTAGTAAAGAATTCCTATCTTTGGCAAAGTTTTGATTTTCCAACCGACACTATCCTTCCCAATCAGCCTTTCACCAAAGATACCGTCCTCATATCTTCCAGAAGTTCCACAGATTTCTCTACTGGCTTCTACAAACTCTATTATGACTATGACAATATAATCCGCCTTCTGTATAGCAAGAATGATGTTACAAGTGTATATTGGCCTTATTTTTATTCAACATCATGGGAATCAAGAAGATCTACTTACAACAACAGTAGAGTTGCTTCGCTTGATTCCAAAGGGAGTTTCCAGTCCTCTGACAATCTTACTTTTATTACCACAGACTATGGTGATGCCCTTCAAAGAAGACTGACACTTGATGTTGATGGCAATATAAGAGTTTACACACTTAACCAGAGAAGCTGGAGTGTTTCATGGCAAGCAATTTCAGATCCATGTACAATTCGTGGAATTTGTGGTCCAAACAGCCTTTGTACTTACAACCCTGAATCAGGAAGGAAATGTGCTTGCATGCATGGATACAAGAGCACGAACCAATCCGACTTGTCTTTTGGGTGTGAACCTATACATGATCTTTCTGGACATCATGAAAAGTATGACTTCATAATGCTCCCACAGGTAGAATtttatgggtttgatattaaatTAATTGAAGGATCCAATTTCACAGTCTGCAAGAACGCTTGCTTTGATAACCCAAACTGTAAAGCCTTCCAATTCACCTTAGATGCAGCTAGGGGCTCCTCTAAGTGTTATATCAAGACTTTCTTGTTCAATGGCTTATACATGGGTACTATTTACAACACTTATCTTAAGCTACCTAAAAATGAGGTATTATCATATAATAAACATGTTGCTAACGAGTCCAGCTTGTATTGCTCGAGTTCTAGAACTGAGCTAGAGCGTGGGAAGAAGAGTGAAAATGGGTCACTCAAGTTTGTGTTGTGGTTTAGCATCATCCTAGGTGTAATTGAATTTACGTCCTTCGTATTCTTCTATTATATTATCAAACAACCCTCAGGTACAACGACCCAAAACTACCTAGCAATTGCCACTGGATTCAAAAGGTTTACATATGCAGAGATAGTGAAGGCATCTCATAAATTTGGAGAAGAAATTGGAAGAGGTGGTGGCGGTATTGTGTACAAAGGCATACTTCCAGACAATCGAGTGGTAGCAATTAAGCGACTCCATGAGGCTTTCCAAGGAGAAGCTGAATTTCTTGCAGAAATGACTACAATTGGAAGGATAAATCACAGGAACTTGATAGAAACATATGGTTATTGCGCTGAGGGTAAGCATCGGATGCTGGTCTATGAGTACATGGAGAATGGCTCATTAGCCAAGAACATAGGCAGTAACCAGCTTGATTGGCAAAGTATAATTGAAATTGCATCTGGCGTTGCGAAAGGGCTAGCTTATCTACATGAAGAATGCTTGGATTGGGTTTTGCACTGTGATGTTAAACCACAAAATATATTGTTGGATGCtaattttaacccaaaggttGCTGATTTTGGTCTGTCCAAGCTATTCCACCCAGGCGTAATGGAAAATTCTACCTTTTCAAAGATAAGAGGCACTAGAGGGTATATGGCTCCAGAATGGGTGTTTAATCTTCCAATTACTTCAAAAGTGGATGTTTATAGCTACGGGATGGTGGTGCTAGAGATGATAACAGGACGAAGTCCTACATATGATCAACCACACAATGATAATGAAATGTTGGAACAAAAGAGGCTTGTAAACTGGGTAAAGGAGAAGGTCGTTGCCAATAGTGAAAGTTTGATAGAGACACAAATCACGGAGATACTGAATCCTATGATAAGGGGTGAATATGAAAATGGTCAAATGAGTAATCTTCTAAAAGTGGCTCTGCAATGTGTTAAGGAAGATAAAGACGCTCGACCAACCATGAGTGAGGTTGTGAAAATGCTTCTGCCCCTAGAGATGGATGATTAGTAGAAATAGATTTCACTCGTATAGTTACAATCATTAGAGTCACTTATGAGTTGGAGACTATTCATcagaaaaatgtgtttttttcatGTTTTAAATAAACGCACTTATTTGTGATTATTTTTGTCGATTTTAAGAACGTCTGGTGGTTTGTCATATGAGTTCTTTGTTATATGTCACTTCATAACATCTTTTCTAAGATATATCAAGGGCTTGATTCTAATTGAGTCTTGTATATGGTCACATGGGGAAGGATTGTCCATAGAGGAAAATAGTGAAAGAAAAGAATAGCGAAAAAGTATTTGTGttatcaaacaaacaaaaaacttTATGATGTTACTAGCGTACTTGCTTTTATCAGTTATTTCATACTTCAATTGCTTTGTAATGTGGGGGCCATTGTTCAAGATCTCATAGATAAAGACTTCTGATTTTTGCGTCATTTTTGTATAATTGAAATTAATACGAGTGCCAATGGAAATTTAAACTACGGTACTTTGATTCAAGGAAGTAGGTATAATACGAGTTTAAATCTGAAAAATATTAAGAAATGATTAATATTATTTGTAAGATAATTAAAAACTAGATTTAAATATTAATTTCCAATTCTAATTTCAAAATTCTATTCACCGAGAAAACATATCAGTGGTTTACATGTCGGTGGGGTTTTTTTAATTGATTCTACGTATTTAAAATTCGTCTTTAGAAAAGGTATTTGAATTTCAAATACAATGACAAATGATTAATAATTAGACGTTAGGAGGAAAGAGAGCTTGAGGATGGGCCGTCACGTTACTATCACGTAGAAA encodes the following:
- the LOC110928884 gene encoding putative receptor protein kinase ZmPK1: MPFLYLLPLITLYYSQVAHVSSSSLSVLSEGSSLLVEKKHHLVSPNGLFTAGFHEIGQNAYCFAIWFSEPMLDGNHTLVWTANRNEPVNGKGSRFSLWKNGNLVLTSAGQKIWTSDTQSNSQLQLQLLDSGNLVLTKLVKNSYLWQSFDFPTDTILPNQPFTKDTVLISSRSSTDFSTGFYKLYYDYDNIIRLLYSKNDVTSVYWPYFYSTSWESRRSTYNNSRVASLDSKGSFQSSDNLTFITTDYGDALQRRLTLDVDGNIRVYTLNQRSWSVSWQAISDPCTIRGICGPNSLCTYNPESGRKCACMHGYKSTNQSDLSFGCEPIHDLSGHHEKYDFIMLPQVEFYGFDIKLIEGSNFTVCKNACFDNPNCKAFQFTLDAARGSSKCYIKTFLFNGLYMGTIYNTYLKLPKNEVLSYNKHVANESSLYCSSSRTELERGKKSENGSLKFVLWFSIILGVIEFTSFVFFYYIIKQPSGTTTQNYLAIATGFKRFTYAEIVKASHKFGEEIGRGGGGIVYKGILPDNRVVAIKRLHEAFQGEAEFLAEMTTIGRINHRNLIETYGYCAEGKHRMLVYEYMENGSLAKNIGSNQLDWQSIIEIASGVAKGLAYLHEECLDWVLHCDVKPQNILLDANFNPKVADFGLSKLFHPGVMENSTFSKIRGTRGYMAPEWVFNLPITSKVDVYSYGMVVLEMITGRSPTYDQPHNDNEMLEQKRLVNWVKEKVVANSESLIETQITEILNPMIRGEYENGQMSNLLKVALQCVKEDKDARPTMSEVVKMLLPLEMDD